From Ciconia boyciana chromosome 29, ASM3463844v1, whole genome shotgun sequence, one genomic window encodes:
- the LOC140644879 gene encoding killer cell lectin-like receptor subfamily B member 1B allele C isoform X5, which produces MRCSDQGSSSPPAVGEPRKLQNWERECRRWQHQPAEHLLGAEERFLLVKAARGQGGFLVAEHGPDCLSEGEGCKLCPMGWTLHGTKCYWVVSDVNSWDQSKQDCVNRGAELLMPGDQEELRFLKEILQKPSRYFWIGLSIPSAGKGWTWLNGSRLDHSRFQLSPGDKGRSCGMLREDRISSDNCSSALQWICQKEATQL; this is translated from the exons ATGAGATGCTCAGATCAAGGCTCAAG TTCTCCACCAGCAGTCGGAGAACCCAGGAAGCTGCAAAATTGGGAGCGGGAATGTAGGAGATGGCAACACCAGCCTGCAGAACATCTGCTTGGAGCTGAGGAAAGGTTTCTGCTCGTCAAAGCTGCAAG GGGACAAGGTGGCTTCTTGGTGGCTGAACATGGCCCTGACTGTCTTTCAGAGGGTGAGGGGTGCAAGCTCTGCCCCATGGGCTGGACGCTGCATGGGACCAAGTGCTATTGGGTTGTCAGCGATGTCAACTCTTGGGACCAGAGCAAGCAGGACTGTGTGAATCGGGGTGCCGAGCTGCTGATGCCGGGGGACCAGGAGGAGCTG CGTTTCCTAAAGGAAATCCTACAGAAACCCAGCCGCTACTTCTGGATCggcctctccatcccctctgccGGGAAGGGCTGGACCTGGCTGAACGGCTCCCGCCTGGACCACAGCCG GTTCCAGCTGAGCCCCGGGGATAAAGGCAGAAGCTGCGGGATGCTGAGGGAGGACAGGATCAGCTCTGACAACTGCAGCTCGGCATTGCAGTGGATCTGCCAGAAAGAGGCCACCCAGCTCTGA
- the LOC140644879 gene encoding killer cell lectin-like receptor subfamily B member 1B allele C isoform X4, which yields MDLPSFWRRGMEEGAKGSGSSFPEHRALHGAKSCKNAVLHQQSENPGSCKIGSGNVGDGNTSLQNICLELRKGFCSSKLQEGEGCKLCPMGWTLHGTKCYWVVSDVNSWDQSKQDCVNRGAELLMPGDQEELRFLKEILQKPSRYFWIGLSIPSAGKGWTWLNGSRLDHSRFQLSPGDKGRSCGMLREDRISSDNCSSALQWICQKEATQL from the exons ATGGATCTGCCAAGCTTTTGGCGCAGGGGTATGGAGGAAGGAGCAAAGGGATCAGGCTCAAGCTTCCCTGAGCACCGTGCCCTCCATGGGGCCAAGAGCTGCAAAAACGCAG TTCTCCACCAGCAGTCGGAGAACCCAGGAAGCTGCAAAATTGGGAGCGGGAATGTAGGAGATGGCAACACCAGCCTGCAGAACATCTGCTTGGAGCTGAGGAAAGGTTTCTGCTCGTCAAAGCTGCAAG AGGGTGAGGGGTGCAAGCTCTGCCCCATGGGCTGGACGCTGCATGGGACCAAGTGCTATTGGGTTGTCAGCGATGTCAACTCTTGGGACCAGAGCAAGCAGGACTGTGTGAATCGGGGTGCCGAGCTGCTGATGCCGGGGGACCAGGAGGAGCTG CGTTTCCTAAAGGAAATCCTACAGAAACCCAGCCGCTACTTCTGGATCggcctctccatcccctctgccGGGAAGGGCTGGACCTGGCTGAACGGCTCCCGCCTGGACCACAGCCG GTTCCAGCTGAGCCCCGGGGATAAAGGCAGAAGCTGCGGGATGCTGAGGGAGGACAGGATCAGCTCTGACAACTGCAGCTCGGCATTGCAGTGGATCTGCCAGAAAGAGGCCACCCAGCTCTGA
- the LOC140644879 gene encoding killer cell lectin-like receptor subfamily B member 1A isoform X2, with the protein MRGGLEGSEHPLGVRIRPRPFPAACWGHVQVDVSRHCAWGSQSLSPAPSFPCSSPPAVGEPRKLQNWERECRRWQHQPAEHLLGAEERFLLVKAARGQGGFLVAEHGPDCLSEGEGCKLCPMGWTLHGTKCYWVVSDVNSWDQSKQDCVNRGAELLMPGDQEELRFLKEILQKPSRYFWIGLSIPSAGKGWTWLNGSRLDHSRFQLSPGDKGRSCGMLREDRISSDNCSSALQWICQKEATQL; encoded by the exons ATgaggggagggctggagggcTCTGAGCACCCGCTTGGTGTCAGGATCCGTCCCAgacccttccctgcagcctgctggggCCACGTGCAGGTAGATGTCAGCAGGCATTGTGCCTGGGGGAGCCagtccctctcccctgccccatccttCCCTTGCAGTTCTCCACCAGCAGTCGGAGAACCCAGGAAGCTGCAAAATTGGGAGCGGGAATGTAGGAGATGGCAACACCAGCCTGCAGAACATCTGCTTGGAGCTGAGGAAAGGTTTCTGCTCGTCAAAGCTGCAAG GGGACAAGGTGGCTTCTTGGTGGCTGAACATGGCCCTGACTGTCTTTCAGAGGGTGAGGGGTGCAAGCTCTGCCCCATGGGCTGGACGCTGCATGGGACCAAGTGCTATTGGGTTGTCAGCGATGTCAACTCTTGGGACCAGAGCAAGCAGGACTGTGTGAATCGGGGTGCCGAGCTGCTGATGCCGGGGGACCAGGAGGAGCTG CGTTTCCTAAAGGAAATCCTACAGAAACCCAGCCGCTACTTCTGGATCggcctctccatcccctctgccGGGAAGGGCTGGACCTGGCTGAACGGCTCCCGCCTGGACCACAGCCG GTTCCAGCTGAGCCCCGGGGATAAAGGCAGAAGCTGCGGGATGCTGAGGGAGGACAGGATCAGCTCTGACAACTGCAGCTCGGCATTGCAGTGGATCTGCCAGAAAGAGGCCACCCAGCTCTGA